The following coding sequences lie in one Leptospira inadai serovar Lyme str. 10 genomic window:
- a CDS encoding ABC transporter permease produces MKFSDSIRYVVVGSFLAVALGGILLHSPPTQVELHESFRPISMEAPLGKDRLGRDVWAMLGYGSLSTFLFAFPARVLTLAFASLLGLLAYSSPFLQKNLLSPLSSVFVSIPSLLLALLVIQAFGATSASLFIAILLGDWAPAYETLRARIEEVRGSGYVLAASCFGAGKTYIFRSHILPQAFQLLGILLTTGLPSVVMTLAIFGFLGISAGGDTFGPGLGEQIAFSKDYAESGPWALVVPILGILGLVYSVGGRRN; encoded by the coding sequence ATGAAGTTTTCGGATTCGATTCGATATGTAGTCGTCGGAAGTTTTCTTGCGGTCGCGTTAGGCGGCATTCTTCTGCATTCTCCTCCGACTCAGGTGGAGTTGCACGAATCGTTTCGACCTATCAGTATGGAAGCTCCGTTGGGAAAGGATAGACTCGGACGCGATGTCTGGGCTATGCTCGGCTACGGGAGTCTTTCCACGTTTCTTTTCGCATTTCCGGCGCGCGTTCTTACTTTGGCATTCGCGAGTCTTCTCGGACTACTCGCCTATTCGAGTCCTTTCCTGCAGAAAAATCTTTTATCTCCGTTATCTTCGGTTTTCGTTTCCATTCCGTCCTTATTGCTTGCACTTCTCGTAATACAGGCGTTTGGCGCTACGTCGGCCTCTCTTTTTATCGCGATTCTTTTGGGCGATTGGGCGCCCGCTTACGAAACGTTACGGGCCCGAATCGAAGAAGTCCGCGGAAGCGGTTACGTCCTGGCGGCTTCCTGCTTCGGCGCAGGAAAGACTTATATTTTTCGAAGCCATATTCTCCCGCAGGCGTTTCAGTTATTGGGAATTCTCTTAACAACGGGACTTCCATCGGTCGTCATGACCCTGGCGATTTTCGGATTTTTAGGAATTTCGGCCGGAGGGGATACCTTCGGTCCTGGCTTGGGCGAGCAGATCGCTTTTTCGAAAGATTACGCGGAATCCGGGCCTTGGGCCCTGGTCGTTCCTATCCTTGGAATTCTAGGCTTGGTTTATTCCGTCGGAGGACGCAGGAATTGA
- a CDS encoding glutamate ligase domain-containing protein, which yields MPLTDFLKFGSSLVNLEKTRNFNVFKEYSLEAFRNFLDKHTWRKRLSPRIRISVVGTNGKGSVSHFLSQTFSKLNQSVGLYTSPHLLSPAERIRKGPDFDPVSSTDLETIAKLIFENAEEAELSGLSWFEWFTLGAFVYFESQDLNIQIYEAGLGGRLDATSLAEPDVVVLCSIGEDHKAILGDTKEKILLEKLNIAGPKTKLLLSMPHENDLNEIVRSFCSEKGIQLAFFERKSEEAYLLYNLNFALWATRTICDRISSTVSFLKIPNSDNNKRFFDERPFVSYSAGLKAGFRSPPGRLEILSKDPFVIFDPAHNPDAVRTTLRDISVLYPEKKLSVIAGFLPDKDGESMAKDLDLFVKNHGTRFAFLNGPEFKLPNGFESFALDPNDFSKRLFDFSREGTLVLGSFRLYKYAVDAIQRNTK from the coding sequence ATGCCTCTTACTGATTTTTTAAAATTCGGTTCTAGTTTGGTTAATTTGGAAAAAACTAGAAACTTTAACGTATTCAAGGAATATTCCCTGGAAGCGTTTCGAAATTTTTTAGATAAACATACTTGGAGAAAAAGACTCTCACCGCGCATAAGAATTTCCGTGGTGGGAACAAACGGAAAAGGATCCGTCTCTCATTTTCTTTCCCAGACATTTTCCAAATTAAACCAAAGCGTAGGCTTATATACATCCCCTCACCTTCTTAGTCCTGCGGAAAGGATCCGAAAGGGGCCGGATTTCGATCCGGTTTCATCGACGGATTTGGAAACTATCGCGAAACTGATTTTTGAGAATGCCGAGGAGGCGGAATTATCCGGTTTATCCTGGTTTGAATGGTTTACCCTAGGGGCTTTCGTTTATTTCGAATCACAGGATTTGAATATTCAAATCTACGAGGCCGGACTCGGAGGAAGACTGGACGCAACCAGCCTCGCGGAGCCGGATGTAGTCGTATTATGTTCGATCGGAGAAGACCACAAGGCGATACTAGGCGACACCAAGGAAAAGATACTTTTGGAAAAACTCAATATCGCGGGGCCAAAAACTAAACTGCTCTTGTCCATGCCTCACGAAAACGATTTGAATGAGATCGTCCGTTCTTTTTGTTCCGAAAAGGGAATCCAACTCGCGTTCTTCGAAAGAAAATCCGAGGAAGCTTATTTACTCTATAATTTAAATTTTGCCCTTTGGGCGACCCGAACTATCTGCGATCGTATTTCATCTACAGTATCTTTTCTTAAAATTCCGAATTCGGATAATAATAAGCGGTTCTTTGACGAAAGACCCTTCGTTTCTTATTCGGCCGGACTAAAAGCCGGTTTCCGATCTCCGCCCGGACGATTGGAAATTTTATCCAAGGATCCTTTCGTAATTTTCGATCCCGCGCATAATCCGGACGCGGTAAGAACCACTCTCCGGGACATTTCCGTTCTATATCCGGAAAAGAAATTATCCGTGATTGCCGGTTTTTTGCCGGATAAGGACGGAGAAAGTATGGCTAAGGATCTAGACCTCTTCGTAAAAAATCATGGAACGAGATTCGCATTTCTAAATGGTCCCGAATTCAAATTGCCGAACGGATTCGAATCGTTTGCATTAGATCCGAACGACTTTTCGAAACGATTATTCGATTTTTCCCGAGAAGGGACTCTCGTCTTAGGAAGCTTTCGTCTCTATAAATATGCGGTCGACGCGATTCAAAGGAATACAAAATAA
- a CDS encoding S1 RNA-binding domain-containing protein: protein MKDSQKELFEKLLDESFRKKGALEPGAKVTAIVSSAKSDYIFIKAKGTGISGIVLAEEFPEPPKPGQEFEAYFLRESSGDQYFTTCLLGDSLDKDLISVAQASEIPILAHIVGENESGVEVKLGEVAGFCPFSQLDPDLRKQGSVIGKYVRFLVVEVGAKGKVVVSQKKIADKEKEAKISVLKGELKPGMFVTCRVKSVHTFGLIVEADGLTALVPASEATFKKNTDLTLDFHPGQVLHAKVLKLDWEENKHSFTVKDFLKDPWAQNVPFKEGDLVSGVVESIKPFGLFVKLNENFSGLVPNRESGILNRVPLSQIFKPGDKVDAFVMEVNLSKRQISLSLAKAKEVQDRLNYSGYLSEETSSTGSFGAILAKSLNKGQKKG from the coding sequence ATGAAAGACTCCCAGAAAGAATTGTTCGAAAAACTTTTGGATGAAAGCTTCCGCAAGAAAGGCGCGCTTGAACCGGGTGCGAAAGTGACCGCCATCGTAAGCAGCGCAAAATCGGATTATATTTTTATAAAGGCAAAGGGGACGGGAATTTCCGGGATCGTTCTCGCGGAAGAATTCCCCGAACCTCCTAAACCGGGCCAAGAATTCGAGGCATATTTTCTCCGAGAGTCCTCAGGGGATCAATACTTTACGACTTGTTTGCTTGGAGATTCCTTGGACAAGGATTTAATCTCCGTCGCTCAGGCTTCCGAAATTCCGATACTCGCGCATATTGTAGGTGAAAACGAATCCGGCGTCGAAGTTAAGTTAGGCGAAGTCGCGGGATTTTGTCCATTTTCACAATTGGACCCGGATCTTCGTAAGCAGGGAAGCGTGATCGGGAAATATGTTCGCTTTCTTGTGGTGGAAGTCGGGGCTAAGGGCAAGGTAGTCGTCTCCCAGAAAAAAATCGCCGATAAAGAGAAAGAGGCCAAGATCTCCGTATTAAAAGGGGAGTTGAAACCGGGTATGTTCGTAACATGCAGGGTTAAATCCGTTCACACGTTCGGATTGATTGTGGAAGCCGACGGGTTGACGGCCCTTGTTCCCGCATCGGAGGCGACGTTCAAAAAAAATACCGATTTGACTTTGGATTTTCACCCAGGGCAGGTACTCCATGCGAAAGTGTTAAAGTTGGATTGGGAAGAAAACAAGCATAGTTTTACGGTTAAGGATTTTCTAAAGGACCCTTGGGCTCAGAACGTTCCGTTTAAGGAAGGGGACCTCGTTTCCGGCGTCGTGGAAAGCATTAAGCCGTTCGGATTGTTCGTAAAACTGAACGAGAATTTTTCCGGTCTAGTTCCCAATCGGGAAAGCGGAATTTTAAATCGCGTTCCTTTATCGCAAATTTTCAAACCGGGCGACAAGGTGGATGCTTTCGTGATGGAAGTGAATTTATCGAAACGACAAATTTCCTTATCTTTGGCCAAGGCAAAAGAAGTGCAGGATCGATTGAACTATAGCGGTTATTTGTCCGAGGAGACTTCCTCGACCGGATCGTTCGGCGCGATCTTAGCCAAGTCTTTAAATAAAGGCCAAAAAAAAGGGTAA
- a CDS encoding tRNA (cytidine(34)-2'-O)-methyltransferase: MALRIALYRPEIPPNTGNIARLCVALGAELHIVGEPAFELSEKAARRAGLDYWDKVKLTLHSTWEEFRADFPPRSDLYLISTKGVTSYTKPNYGPDDTLLFGNETSGLPPEIMKSADVGHVIRIPMEEDCRCLNLSNAVAIVAYEVLRQVRKW; the protein is encoded by the coding sequence ATGGCTCTCCGTATCGCTTTGTACCGGCCGGAGATTCCGCCTAACACCGGTAATATCGCTAGACTCTGTGTCGCGTTGGGAGCGGAGCTGCATATCGTGGGAGAACCTGCGTTCGAACTTTCCGAAAAGGCCGCTAGACGTGCAGGATTGGATTATTGGGACAAGGTAAAATTGACTCTGCATTCCACTTGGGAAGAATTTCGTGCGGACTTTCCTCCGAGATCTGACCTTTATTTAATTTCCACAAAGGGAGTGACTTCCTACACGAAGCCGAATTACGGACCGGATGATACTCTCTTATTCGGTAACGAAACTTCGGGACTTCCTCCCGAAATTATGAAATCAGCCGATGTAGGTCATGTGATCCGAATTCCTATGGAAGAAGATTGCAGATGCCTGAACCTGAGCAATGCGGTCGCAATCGTCGCGTACGAAGTCTTACGACAGGTGAGAAAATGGTAA
- a CDS encoding ATP-binding protein, protein MSFSLGEIEARIRDLLANGLVGNSQDFHAWIRMDVVRRFREDPKIHPDWIPQILDTLVASKEAVRGKFDPREYSLSPESTLRKKAVKKEEYVFLGKTEFQPMQYVRSRLETFLRENGVNEDLIVDLTIGSIEAVENAVKYGDGGTVEVSYGIERNGLFKIRLVNNLRDLNIEEDIERGKFSSTATLMRGMMVMQKLFDKMDLEILEERKQALFMAEKNLS, encoded by the coding sequence ATGTCCTTTTCCCTAGGAGAGATCGAGGCCCGAATAAGGGATCTCCTAGCAAACGGTTTAGTAGGAAATTCCCAGGATTTTCACGCCTGGATCCGAATGGATGTCGTGCGACGATTCCGAGAAGATCCTAAAATCCATCCGGATTGGATTCCCCAAATTCTTGATACCTTGGTTGCTTCCAAGGAGGCAGTCAGAGGAAAATTCGATCCGCGAGAATATTCGCTTTCTCCCGAATCCACTCTACGCAAAAAAGCCGTTAAAAAAGAAGAGTACGTTTTTCTCGGAAAAACGGAGTTCCAGCCCATGCAATATGTTCGAAGCAGGCTCGAGACTTTTCTACGTGAAAACGGGGTTAACGAAGATTTGATCGTCGACCTCACGATCGGATCGATCGAGGCCGTCGAAAATGCCGTGAAATACGGGGACGGAGGGACGGTCGAAGTCTCTTACGGAATAGAAAGGAACGGGCTTTTTAAAATTCGGCTGGTCAATAACCTGAGAGACTTGAATATCGAAGAAGATATCGAAAGAGGAAAATTCTCTTCCACTGCGACTTTGATGCGCGGCATGATGGTAATGCAAAAGCTATTTGATAAAATGGATCTAGAAATTTTAGAGGAACGCAAGCAGGCCCTCTTTATGGCCGAGAAAAATCTTTCTTAG
- the aroE gene encoding shikimate dehydrogenase, with product MKIFRDSSKYFGIIGNPLSHTLSPLLHTGWYQDLSLDFGYLVFPISSVEKQDLTVLYKFGVRGLSVTIPHKEQAFRLADTKDEASEAMKASNTLVLREGSIRAYNTDGIGAVRAVLEQSPSSLNGNVLVLGSGGSARGIAFSLLEKGNVETLVIAARNTDAGNKIVDLLNRVRPGRTSFLSLEDAERKCAEFSLVIHTTPLGMKGKDPGPVFSPSSFHRDQTVFDIVYNPLVTPLVKIARSFGASVIPGTEMLLYQAVEQFRLFTGIQLESELIEKGRQRLHSALHEN from the coding sequence TTGAAAATCTTCAGAGACAGCTCCAAATATTTCGGCATCATTGGAAATCCACTTTCCCATACGCTGTCCCCCCTTCTGCATACCGGGTGGTACCAAGACTTAAGTCTAGATTTTGGCTACTTAGTCTTTCCCATTTCTTCCGTTGAAAAACAAGACCTAACCGTATTATATAAATTTGGAGTAAGAGGACTTTCCGTTACGATACCTCATAAGGAACAAGCATTTCGGTTGGCGGACACGAAGGATGAAGCTTCCGAAGCCATGAAGGCAAGCAACACTCTCGTCTTACGGGAAGGATCGATTCGCGCGTACAATACCGACGGAATCGGAGCAGTACGGGCCGTCTTGGAACAAAGTCCCTCCTCCCTGAACGGGAACGTGTTAGTCTTGGGAAGCGGAGGGAGCGCCAGAGGAATCGCCTTTTCACTTTTGGAAAAAGGAAACGTAGAAACATTGGTTATTGCCGCCAGAAACACCGATGCGGGAAATAAAATCGTGGATTTACTGAATCGAGTACGACCGGGGAGGACTTCCTTCCTTTCGCTGGAAGATGCGGAACGAAAATGTGCCGAATTCTCCTTGGTGATTCATACGACTCCGCTTGGCATGAAGGGAAAGGATCCTGGACCGGTCTTTTCCCCCTCGTCCTTTCATCGTGATCAAACCGTTTTCGATATCGTCTACAATCCGTTAGTAACTCCGCTGGTTAAAATCGCACGATCTTTCGGGGCTAGCGTTATACCCGGAACGGAGATGTTATTGTACCAAGCAGTGGAGCAGTTCCGACTGTTTACGGGAATTCAATTGGAAAGCGAACTCATCGAAAAAGGAAGACAAAGGCTCCATTCCGCATTGCATGAAAATTAA
- the uvrB gene encoding excinuclease ABC subunit UvrB, whose protein sequence is MPAIFKLHSPYKAAGDQIQAIEKIATSFEQGEEKVTLVGVTGSGKTFTMAEVIARLGLPTLILSHNKTLAAQLFREFKDFFPENAVEYFVSYYDYYQPEAYVPSSDVFIEKDMSMNEEIDKLRLRATSSLLERDDVIIVSSVSCIYGLGSPEEYMKSVVTLKKGDTIDRDQVIRQLLHIQYNRNDIDFSRGNFRVRGDSVEVYPAYHTDGIRIEFFGDEIDAITRIQPVTGQVIAKLERCFIYPAKHFIMSSPMIKDAIQVIKNEMQEQEAKFNKESKFLEAQRIVSRTNYDMEMLQEMGYCNGIENYSRHLTGRKEGERPACLLDYFRGDFLLIVDESHVTIPQVGGMYAGDRARKQTLVDFGFRLPSALDNRPLNFPEFESLTPRTLYVSATPADYEMQKSKTIVEQIIRPTGLLDPVVEVRPTKNQVEDLLTEIRKRVDRDERVLVTTLTKKMSEDLTDYYKELGIKVSYLHSEVDTLERVEILRDLRKGIYDVLVGINLLREGLDLPEVTLVAILDADKEGFLRNYKSLIQTIGRAARNINGTAVLYADKTTDSMEKAIGETRRRRTIQEEHNRKYRISPKTISKEINDIIDREQKEYTLEEAALESIEKQFKEKNFSSKEELKERLREEMLKAAKELDFERAAMLRDKMLSLKA, encoded by the coding sequence ATGCCTGCAATTTTTAAACTTCATTCCCCTTATAAAGCCGCAGGCGATCAAATTCAAGCTATCGAAAAAATTGCGACTTCCTTCGAGCAGGGGGAAGAGAAAGTCACGCTTGTGGGAGTGACCGGTTCGGGTAAGACGTTTACTATGGCGGAAGTAATCGCAAGACTAGGGCTGCCGACTCTGATACTTTCGCATAACAAAACATTGGCGGCACAGTTATTCCGGGAATTCAAGGATTTCTTTCCTGAAAATGCAGTAGAATACTTCGTATCGTACTACGATTATTATCAGCCGGAGGCATACGTACCTTCATCGGATGTGTTCATCGAAAAGGATATGTCGATGAACGAGGAGATAGATAAGCTGAGACTTCGTGCGACGTCCTCGCTTTTAGAAAGGGACGACGTCATCATAGTAAGTTCGGTTTCCTGCATTTACGGATTGGGATCTCCCGAGGAATATATGAAGTCCGTAGTTACATTAAAAAAAGGAGATACGATCGATCGAGATCAGGTGATTCGTCAATTACTTCATATTCAATATAACCGGAACGATATCGATTTTTCTAGAGGGAATTTCAGAGTGCGGGGAGACTCCGTCGAGGTGTACCCGGCATATCATACGGACGGGATTCGAATCGAATTCTTCGGGGACGAAATCGACGCAATTACCAGGATTCAACCGGTAACCGGGCAGGTTATCGCCAAACTCGAGCGTTGCTTCATTTATCCTGCAAAACACTTTATCATGTCTTCGCCGATGATAAAAGACGCAATCCAGGTCATTAAGAATGAAATGCAGGAGCAGGAAGCGAAGTTCAATAAAGAGAGCAAATTTTTGGAAGCGCAACGCATCGTGTCCCGTACGAACTACGATATGGAAATGCTTCAGGAGATGGGATATTGCAACGGGATCGAGAATTATTCCCGACACTTAACGGGACGGAAAGAGGGCGAGCGGCCTGCATGCTTACTCGATTATTTTCGCGGAGATTTTTTACTTATCGTCGACGAATCACATGTAACCATTCCGCAGGTAGGCGGAATGTACGCGGGCGATAGAGCTCGCAAGCAAACGCTAGTGGATTTCGGATTTAGATTACCTTCTGCACTGGATAATCGCCCGTTAAATTTTCCGGAGTTCGAAAGTTTAACTCCGAGGACCTTATACGTGTCCGCGACTCCCGCCGATTACGAAATGCAAAAAAGTAAGACGATCGTCGAGCAGATCATCCGACCAACGGGCTTATTAGATCCGGTTGTGGAAGTTCGACCGACGAAAAATCAGGTCGAAGATCTTTTGACAGAGATTCGTAAACGAGTGGATCGCGACGAAAGGGTTTTAGTGACGACTCTTACCAAAAAAATGTCGGAAGACCTGACCGACTATTATAAGGAACTAGGAATTAAGGTCTCTTATTTGCACTCCGAAGTGGACACCTTGGAAAGAGTGGAGATCCTTCGGGATCTTCGGAAAGGCATATACGACGTTCTCGTCGGAATCAATTTGCTCCGGGAAGGCTTGGATCTCCCGGAAGTGACGCTAGTCGCTATTTTGGACGCGGACAAGGAAGGCTTTTTAAGGAATTATAAATCTCTAATACAGACGATCGGTCGGGCGGCTCGTAACATCAACGGGACGGCCGTCTTATACGCCGATAAAACGACCGATTCGATGGAAAAAGCCATCGGAGAAACCCGTCGCCGTCGTACGATTCAGGAAGAACATAATAGGAAATACAGAATTTCTCCGAAAACGATTTCGAAGGAAATCAACGACATTATCGACCGGGAGCAAAAAGAATATACGTTGGAAGAAGCGGCTCTAGAGAGTATCGAGAAGCAATTTAAAGAAAAGAATTTCTCTTCCAAGGAGGAATTAAAAGAGCGTCTGCGAGAGGAAATGCTTAAAGCCGCAAAAGAGTTGGACTTCGAACGCGCTGCAATGCTCCGAGATAAAATGCTATCTTTGAAAGCATAG
- a CDS encoding PEGA domain-containing protein produces the protein MLPICGGSSLLAIEDLYNFPSISSKEKIEFERERKLCFFPLRNLSGDSALDFYSAGYASVLYSGLKTTVQIYDENALPASIQHPFGNQDSVKQEKVKEGEWDSDRLEKLRSGQLVVPIKNDPRYLSLRSEPFESEPAPDDGGVIPLARKNNCFYSVTGEFEKKSADEMRVRIVLRSFKDGAKKEFSHKTSVRRSYQELNPLIESLKSFLLGKFTFRLTVKSEGILSSLVFLDGNYIGKTPLVRNDILPGIHDVRVTREGFNDWRGEVDMRTSSREISVQMFKEKKEGFLSVTSDPPGANVYFGSELLGVTPLNKVPVKVGWNRIRLSKEGHVDILKGIEIKKDQTSEVAGTLKQGDSVSYYKNKKYVFLDHTYDDFAIYSLYGSLLFYAGYYYFNLKADSILEGSRPMTNALTVTGLATLIQNSSNFNSFATAYYYQYNIHSQAESKANYYRGLAGYIDRDTGVHGGLMLYGIAAMLAFSVSFYVLGLDSETLDVGVAPVRTPYFARGLEYQFETETYARFKHKF, from the coding sequence ATGCTTCCTATCTGCGGCGGGAGTTCCTTACTTGCGATCGAAGATCTGTATAATTTCCCTTCGATATCTTCCAAAGAAAAGATAGAATTCGAAAGAGAGCGTAAATTGTGTTTCTTTCCGCTTCGAAACCTATCCGGGGACTCCGCTCTGGATTTTTATTCCGCCGGATATGCCTCCGTCCTATATTCCGGATTAAAAACTACGGTTCAAATATACGATGAAAACGCCCTTCCCGCTTCGATTCAGCATCCGTTTGGAAATCAAGATTCCGTAAAACAGGAAAAAGTAAAGGAAGGAGAATGGGATTCCGATCGTCTGGAGAAACTTCGCTCCGGTCAACTTGTAGTGCCGATCAAAAACGATCCGAGATATCTTTCTCTTAGATCCGAACCTTTCGAATCGGAACCTGCCCCGGACGACGGAGGAGTCATTCCGCTAGCTAGAAAAAATAATTGTTTCTACTCCGTTACCGGCGAATTCGAAAAAAAATCCGCCGACGAAATGCGGGTCCGAATAGTCTTACGTTCCTTTAAGGACGGGGCAAAAAAGGAATTTTCCCATAAGACCAGCGTTAGACGTTCTTATCAAGAATTGAATCCTTTGATCGAGTCCCTAAAAAGTTTTCTTTTAGGAAAATTTACGTTTCGCTTAACGGTTAAATCGGAAGGTATTTTGTCGTCTCTGGTGTTTTTAGACGGGAATTATATCGGTAAAACCCCTCTAGTGCGAAACGATATACTTCCCGGAATTCACGATGTTCGGGTTACCCGAGAAGGCTTTAACGATTGGCGTGGGGAAGTGGATATGCGGACTTCTTCCAGGGAAATCAGCGTCCAAATGTTTAAGGAAAAGAAGGAAGGGTTTCTCTCCGTAACATCGGATCCGCCCGGTGCGAACGTTTATTTCGGTTCGGAATTGCTAGGGGTTACTCCGTTGAACAAGGTCCCGGTCAAGGTGGGCTGGAATCGCATTCGACTTTCAAAGGAAGGTCACGTGGATATTTTAAAGGGAATCGAGATTAAGAAGGACCAAACATCGGAGGTTGCCGGAACCCTAAAGCAGGGCGATTCGGTGTCATATTATAAAAATAAGAAATACGTTTTCCTGGATCATACGTACGACGACTTTGCGATCTATTCGTTGTACGGAAGTTTATTGTTCTATGCGGGATATTATTACTTTAATTTAAAAGCCGATTCCATTCTCGAAGGTTCCAGGCCGATGACGAATGCCTTGACTGTCACCGGCTTAGCGACTCTAATTCAGAATTCCTCGAATTTCAATTCGTTTGCGACCGCATATTACTATCAGTATAATATTCATAGCCAGGCCGAGTCAAAGGCCAATTATTATCGAGGCTTGGCGGGATATATCGATCGAGATACCGGAGTTCACGGCGGATTAATGCTCTATGGAATCGCGGCGATGCTGGCATTTTCCGTTTCCTTTTATGTCCTAGGCCTGGACTCGGAAACCTTGGACGTAGGTGTCGCTCCTGTTAGAACTCCGTACTTTGCGAGAGGCTTGGAATATCAGTTCGAGACGGAGACCTACGCAAGATTCAAACATAAATTTTGA
- a CDS encoding histidine kinase — MGQEIRDISDNIRLTVENGRILSLKTHRMTRSVEEHIQEAIELILDKVTYPTLVPTIYTIVKELSINACKANQKRIFFEEKGYDLSNATQYVKGVSEYRQLFSESMAEEFGQKAKKKGYYCLISFDYSMDGIRIEVINNTPVTPQEEKSLREKLEKGMQYADIAQFYMDNADNTEGAGLGLALILIMLKGEGIDPSFFRIGIRKESTIARLEIPLTTNFKSARDKDISRI, encoded by the coding sequence ATGGGTCAGGAAATCCGGGATATATCCGATAATATCCGGCTTACGGTAGAGAACGGAAGAATTCTATCCCTCAAAACACATAGGATGACTCGATCCGTGGAAGAGCATATCCAGGAAGCGATCGAATTAATCCTGGACAAAGTTACGTATCCCACGCTCGTCCCTACGATTTATACTATCGTTAAAGAGTTATCGATCAACGCTTGTAAGGCAAACCAAAAAAGAATTTTCTTCGAGGAAAAAGGATACGATCTCTCGAATGCAACTCAGTATGTAAAAGGGGTTTCGGAATATCGACAATTATTTTCCGAAAGCATGGCGGAAGAGTTCGGCCAGAAAGCCAAAAAGAAAGGATATTACTGCTTGATCAGTTTCGATTACTCTATGGACGGAATTCGCATCGAGGTGATCAATAACACTCCCGTCACTCCGCAGGAAGAAAAATCCCTAAGAGAAAAACTCGAAAAGGGAATGCAGTATGCGGACATAGCGCAATTCTACATGGATAATGCGGATAATACGGAAGGCGCAGGATTAGGATTGGCTTTGATTCTGATTATGTTGAAAGGGGAAGGAATCGATCCTTCTTTCTTTCGTATAGGAATCCGAAAAGAATCGACGATTGCTCGATTGGAAATTCCCCTGACTACAAACTTCAAGTCCGCTCGCGACAAGGATATCTCGCGCATATAA
- a CDS encoding glycosyltransferase family 2 protein, which yields MPLPISACIITLNEEDNISRCLASLKFADEIIVLDSGSSDRTTELAKSFGAKIVRREFDDYVSQKNHVVSLAKNSWILSVDADEEISAKLENEIREILGGREPEEDGFLIPRLTMYMGKWIRHGGWYPNYRVRLFKKSKGRFVGGKVHESVRLEGKKRKLKNPVLHYSYQNLFDHVHFINRYSELAATEKFAKGKRTGLLFAFLKASYKSFWMYFVRCGFLDGRRGFILAIMGFYYNFLKYTKIFEMTLAEKNRKRQEN from the coding sequence ATGCCCCTACCGATTTCCGCCTGCATCATAACGTTAAACGAAGAGGATAATATTTCTCGCTGCCTCGCATCTTTAAAATTCGCGGACGAGATCATCGTTCTAGATTCGGGCTCGAGCGATAGAACCACGGAACTGGCAAAATCCTTCGGCGCGAAAATAGTCCGTCGAGAATTCGACGATTACGTATCTCAAAAAAATCATGTCGTATCTTTGGCAAAGAATAGCTGGATCTTAAGCGTGGATGCCGACGAGGAAATTTCGGCCAAATTGGAAAATGAAATTCGAGAGATATTGGGAGGAAGAGAGCCGGAAGAAGACGGATTTCTCATTCCTAGGCTTACCATGTACATGGGGAAATGGATTCGTCACGGAGGTTGGTATCCTAACTATCGAGTCCGTTTATTTAAGAAATCCAAGGGAAGATTCGTGGGAGGAAAAGTTCACGAATCGGTTCGTCTGGAAGGAAAAAAAAGGAAATTAAAAAATCCGGTACTGCATTACTCGTATCAGAACTTGTTCGATCATGTGCATTTTATAAATCGGTATTCCGAACTTGCCGCAACGGAAAAATTCGCGAAAGGAAAACGCACGGGTCTTCTTTTCGCCTTTTTAAAAGCTTCTTATAAATCTTTCTGGATGTATTTCGTTCGCTGCGGGTTTCTGGACGGACGGCGAGGCTTTATCCTTGCAATCATGGGATTTTATTATAATTTTCTAAAGTATACCAAGATATTTGAAATGACTTTAGCCGAAAAGAATCGAAAGCGACAGGAGAATTAA